Proteins encoded together in one Vigna angularis cultivar LongXiaoDou No.4 chromosome 5, ASM1680809v1, whole genome shotgun sequence window:
- the LOC128196692 gene encoding uncharacterized protein LOC128196692, which yields MVWSISDLKGIIPTYCMHKIFMEDDYKPVAQLQRRLNLVMKEEVRKEVLKLLEGGIIYPISDSAWQGSLSPSFYGSDAGEIVRRFIKDFSKIAKPLSNLLVKDAPFVMNDECLQAFDILKKKMISAPLIVAPDWNQDFELMCDASNYAIGVVLGERREKCQRTSNISKRHEMPPLQSILEVEVFDCWDIDFVGPFPPSFNNEYILVAVDYVSKWVEALTCPKNDSKTVIKFLKRQICFRFGTPRVLISDGGSHFCDFQLARVLKHYGVRHKVATPYHPQTNEQAEVSNREIKGILEKTVASSRKNWSQKLDDALLAYKTAMKTAIELSPFQMVYGKACHLLVEMENRAQWALKFLNYDPCDTTEKRKRQIIELEEMRLHAYDSSKNYKEKVKFYHDKKLVKKVFHPGQQLKSKWYGSFMIKNVLPHGAVELTDPTSEDPQRSWVVNG from the exons ATGGTATGGTCAAtctcagatcttaaaggtataaTTCCAACatattgcatgcacaagataTTCATGGAAGATGATTACAAACCAGTTGCTCAACTACAGAGGAGGCTCAATCTAGTGATGAAGGAGGAAGTGAGGAAAGAAGTGTTAAAGTTACTTGAAGGTGGCATTATTTATCCTATTTCTGACAGTGCATGG CAAGGATCACTTTCCCCTTCCTTTTATGGATCAGATGCTGGAGAGATTGTCAG aagatttatcaaagatttttcaaagattGCAAAACCACTAAGTAACCTCCTTGTCAAGGACGCACCCTTTGTGATGAATGATGAATGCCTTCAGgcatttgatattttgaagaaaaaaatgatttctgCCCCACTAATTGTAGCTCCTGATTGGAACCAAGATTTTGAGCTGATGTGTGATGCCAGTAATTATGCTATAGGAGTTGTCCTTGgcgagagaagagaaaag tgtcaaaggACAAGTAATATCTCCAAACGGCATGAGATGCCACCACTACAAAGCATATTAGAAGTGGAAGTTTTTGATTGTTGGGACATAGATTTTGTTGGACCTTTTCCACCCTCTTTTAATAATGAGTATATCCTGGTGGCTGTGGATTATGTGAGCAAATGGGTGGAGGCCCTAACCTGTCCCAAGAATGATTCCAAAACTGTcatcaaatttttgaaaagacAAATTTGCTTCCGGTTTGGAACACCCAGAGTACtcattagtgatggaggatctcatttttgcgaTTTTCAACTGGCAAGGGTACTCAAGCATTATGGTGTGAGACACAAGGTAGCTACACCGTATCATCCACAAACAAACGAGCAAGCTGAGGTTTCCAACAGGGAGATAAAAGGAATTTTAGAAAAGACAGTGGCTTCATCAAGAAAAAATTGGTCTCAAAAGTTGGATGATGCCCTTTTGGCATACAAAACTGCAATGAAGACAGCTATTGAATTATCTCCTTTTCAAATGGTTTATGGAAAGGCATGCCACCTTCTAGTGGAGATGGAAAATCGGGCTCAGTGggctttaaaattcttgaattatGATCCTTGTGACACTACAGAAAAGAGGAAAAGGCAAATTATTGAGCTTGAGGAGATGCGGCTGCACGCCTATGATTCTTCaaagaattacaaagaaaaggtgaaattttatcatgacaagaAGCTGGTAAAGAAAGTCTTTCATCCAGGACAGCAG TTGAAGTCCAAGTGGTATGGTTCATTTATGATCAAGAATGTTCTTCCACATGGAGCAGTTGAGTTAACAGATCCAACATCTGAAGATCCACAAAGAAGTTGGGTTGTCAATGGTTAA